One window of Mauremys reevesii isolate NIE-2019 linkage group 4, ASM1616193v1, whole genome shotgun sequence genomic DNA carries:
- the LOC120403178 gene encoding zinc finger protein 436-like, translating into MEPGAEPRGPDLQGSPGREIPRGARPGARKEEENPQQEPHRPSQSPEQGEANRAGRQGGDLQGVENGFGLLNSMSVPQRLTICGQCGKSFSQYSDLIKHQRIHTGERPYSCSQCGKSFSQSSHLTKHQRIHTGERPYKCPDCGKGFNDSSYLLQHRRTHTGERPYECPDCGKSFGDKSGLTRHQKVHHGERPYKCPDCGKSFSDSSYLIQHQRIHTGERPYKCTECGKSFSRNSHLVQHQRVHTGERPYQCADCGMSFSHSSTLIGHQRTHRGDKPYKCPQCRKSFRHKSTLVKHQRTHTGERPYNCAKCGKSFSWGSAFIKHQRTHTGERPYQCTQCGKGFGDSSALIQHQRTHTGERPYKCSECGKGFGDSSTLNQHQRTHSAEKPYKCPECGRSFILSSHLVRHQRVHVA; encoded by the exons ATGGAGCCGGGGGCAGAGCCGAGGGGCCCGGATCTCCAGGGCTCCCCGGGAAGGGAGATCCCCAGAGGCGCCCGCCCAG GTgccaggaaggaggaggagaatccccagcaggagCCACACAGGCCGTCGCAGAGCCCCGAGCAGGGAGAGGCCAACAGGGCGGGACGGCAGGGGGGAGACCTCCAAGGGGTGGAAAATGGCTTTGGGCTTCTCAATAGCATGTCTGTCCCCCAGAGACTGACCATCTGTGGGCAATGTGGGAAGAGCTTTAGCCAGTATTCGGACCTTATTAAGCACCAGcggatccacacgggggagagaccCTACAGCTGCTCccagtgtgggaagagcttcagccAGAGCTCCCACCTCACCAAGCATCAGCGGATCCACACCGGtgagaggccctacaaatgccctGATTGCGGGAAGGGCTTCAACGACAGCTCCTACCTCCTGCAGCACCGCCGCACCCACACGGGCGAGCGGCCTTATGAATGCccggactgtgggaaaagcttcggaGACAAGTCAGGCCTTACCCGCCACCAGAAGGTACATCACGGcgagagaccctacaaatgccctgactgcgggaagagcttcagcGACAGCTCCTACCTCATCCAGCATCAGCGCatccacacgggcgagcggcCCTACAAATGCACcgagtgcgggaagagcttcagccGGAACTCACACCTGGTTCAGCACCAGCGGGTCCACACGGGGGAACGCCCCTACCAATGCGCTGATTGCGGGATGAGCTTCAGCCACAGCTCCACCCTGATCGGGCACCAGAGGACCCACCGTGGCGATAAGCCCTACAAATGCCCCCAGTGCAGGAAGAGCTTCCGGCACAAGTCAACCCTGGTGAAGCACCAGCGGacccacaccggggagcggccctacAACTGCGCCaagtgtgggaagagcttcagctGGGGCTCGGCTTTCATCAagcaccagcgcacccacacggGGGAGCGGCCCTACCAATGCACCCAGTGTGGGAAGGGCTTTGGGGACAGCTCGGCCCTGATCCagcaccagcgcacccacaccggggagcggccctacaagtgctctgagtgtgggaaggGCTTTGGGGACAGCTCCACTCTGAATCAGCACCAGCGCACCCATTCGGCAGAGAAACCCTACAAATGCCCAGAGTGTGGGAGGAGCTTCATCCTCAGCTCCCACCTTGTCCGGCACCAGAGGGTCCATGTGGCCTAG